One Trichoderma asperellum chromosome 5, complete sequence genomic region harbors:
- a CDS encoding uncharacterized protein (EggNog:ENOG41) translates to MSGLHFGICIDDRSTHPLFDEYQNIDQDHHRALLVRVAVVFVLLRRLQGPATHLHPHKRHPVDGSHSLLVVLSLSLRARINLPKYLDMASQQQEIRLRSSAVDRSPVTESATATRARTTTFASSSSSSPGISRSHSASSTSTVDTSDAMLPPPLPRSDSFTRGRSRASPSVSRHKNRLSLTLPVALQLGDGPRLADSPAIMTASALASSVPQTPLETPASVATSPSNANEFIIAIAAQERRVLELKEELAQAEIELAKLKKQWASEEVYRKRSDSQRGELFGSSHASIDDDALVASRRSVELDRRKQILHGQTTPAQSRRRVMRGGHARTLSLLSPVRTDSVFSLNEVTQADPIALPSVEQRTAQLTNPTLSKRSSWQPRSQQSVASVVGVPSIVEDFKLGFRAFVEDIRQITVGDEPVTGQPQRPLSTSIANAREQDTSKPNHDTTHTRTSSNEGSSTATSTSSQANRTPELKPKTGRGKQFSWTPLGFDSVDDTDWSNWDSPVSTKSARWSGSTVNSSGIDDIPEKEDEEDAKPARKSDTLLLSPALEDLLPSVVHHLSPSNLKRTANNLMDEWEKSLVAPESRHKETTV, encoded by the exons ATGAGTGGCCTGCACTTTGGAATTTGCATCGACGACCGCAGCACGCACCCTCTCTTCGATGAATATCAGAACATAGACCAGGACCACCACAGAGCGCTCCTTGTCCGAGTAGCGGTCGTCTTCGTTCTCTTACGGCGCCTCCAGGGCCCAGCCACTCATTTGCACCCTCACAAACGCCATCCGGTTGATGGCAGCCACTctctactagtagtactatcGTTGTCGCTACGAGCACGCATCAATCTCCCGAAATATCTAGACATGgcctcgcagcagcaagaaatCCGCCTCCGCTCGTCTGCGGTAGATCGCAGCCCTGTTACCGAGTCGGCTACGGCTACGCGTGCCAGAACCACCACGTTcgcttcatcctcctcgtcatcccCTGGAATCTCACGATCGCACAGTGCGTCCAGTACGTCCACCGTTGATACCTCCGATGCGATGCTTCCACCGCCTCTTCCTCGCAGCGACTCCTTCACCCGGGGCCGCTCTCGTGCATCTCCCTCCGTCTCCCGCCACAAGAACCGCCTCTCCCTCACTCTTCCCGTTGCCCTGCAGCTTGGAGATGGCCCCAGGCTGGCCGACTCACCGGCCATAATGACTGCGTCAGCGCTGGCCTCGTCAGTCCCTCAAACGCCATTGGAGACTCCTGCCAGTGTCGCGACTTCTCCCTCCAATGCAAAcgaatttataatagcaattGCAGCACAGGAGCGGAGAGTCTTGGAGTTGAAGGAGGAACTTGCACAGGCCGAAATTGAGCTGgcaaagctgaagaagcagtgGGCTTCAGAGGAAGTCTACCGCAAGAGGAGTGATAGCCAGAGGGGCGAACTCTTTGGAAGCTCCCATGCCAGCATCGACGATGATGCCTTGGTGGCGTCGCGACGCAGCGTCGAACTGGATCGCCGGAAGCAGATCCTTCATGGCCAAACCACTCCCGCTCAGTCCCGCCGCAGAGTGATGCGCGGCGGTCACGCCCGCACactatctcttctttcccccgTCCGGACGGACAGCGTATTCTCTCTCAATGAAGTCACACAGGCAGACCCGATCGCCCTCCCATCGGTGGAACAGAGAACGGCCCAGCTCACCAACCCGACCCTATCGAAACGTTCGTCCTGGCAACCACGGTCCCAGCAAAGCGTAGCATCCGTTGTCGGTGTCCCTTCCATCGTCGAAGACTTTAAGCTAGGATTCCGCGCCTTCGTAGAGGATATTCGCCAGATTACCGTTGGAGATGAACCGGTGACCGGCCAGCCGCAGCGACCCTTGTCAACCTCCATCGCCAATGCTCGTGAGCAAGATACGAGTAAGCCGAACCATGATACCACCCACACTAGGACCAGCAGTAATGAAGGTTCCAGTACGGCCACGTCGACCTCATCCCAAGCTAACAGAACCCCCGAGCTGAAGCCAAAGACTGGGAGAGGGAAGCAATTCTCCTGGACACCGCTTGGTTTCGACTCTGTTGACGATACTGATTGGTCCAACTGGGATTCCCCCGTCTCCACCAAGTCTGCCCGCTGGAGTGGTTCTACCGTTAATAGCAGTGGCATTGATGACATTCCGGaaaaggaggatgaggaagatgccAAGCC GGCGAGGAAATCCGATACATTGCTTCTATCTCCAGCGCTGGAGGACCTACTTCCTAGCGTGGTTCATCATTTATCCCCGAGCAACCTTAAGAGGACCGCCAACAATCTGATGGACGAGTGGGAAAAATCACTGGTGGCTCCTGAGTCTCGACACAAGGAGACCACTGTATAG
- a CDS encoding uncharacterized protein (EggNog:ENOG41) has translation MHSNRAHHLLEQVPLTVSPFVSLPTATTLSYNYKTMPSNIPPSPLGIPNASDDPSSQPKAKYVVSNSGHAAHPDDIIASCRALQAHITKMQEDAEKDLRELEERIRERELAEKRRLAPGWLDSDARLLEPERSGPGHQIEPSPPTSTGQSDQGGSGDISSDEGAQLDRAFGDMALR, from the exons ATGCATAGCAACC GAGCACACCACCTGCTGGAACAGGTCCCTCTCACAGTCTCGCCGTTTGTCTCTCTCCCAACCGCCACTACGCTCTCGTACAACTACAAAACGATGCCTTCCAACATCCCTCCCTCGCCATTGGGCATCCCCAATGCGTCAGATGACCCCTCCTCACAGCCGAAAGCCAAGTACGTAGTATCAAACTCCGGCCACGCCGCGCATCCCGATGATATCATTGCGTCGTGCCGCGCACTGCAAGCACACATCACCAAAATGCAGGAAGATGCGGAGAAAGACCTgagagagctggaagagCGTATCCGGGAGCGAGAGTTGGCGGAGAAGAGACGCCTGGCGCCGGGATGGTTGGATAGCGATGCCCGACTATTAGAACCTGAGAGATCCGGGCCGGGTCATCAAATCGAGCCCAGCCCGCCGACGTCTACAGGACAGAGCGACCAAGGCGGGAGTGGAGATATATCCAGTGACGAGGGCGCTCAGCTTGATCGGGCTTTTGGAGATATGGCATTGAGATAG
- a CDS encoding uncharacterized protein (EggNog:ENOG41~TransMembrane:1 (n5-16c20/21o204-224i)~SECRETED:SignalP(1-20)): protein MSFSIFPFMALLALVCMTYAQEYMGPASFAWPLPRAWNRTLDNNPPCGFSDIGTRSKFPMYNGYVAFVSQYETRNLEVKVSYMWNPKSVADFVPLTPRRFRKYGVGYACIKVPDAPSDIDPGANATFQLRFASDYDSPSHRSFFVCADITYVEPDDIDYPFPCINTTDLELEPLPPAKKKKPEEPKPIGDEWSPGEKKTGLSKGAIAGIAIGCAVAASGIAVFITHQMRKYRERETQDMVPCTWVPGSYGLPDAVPVEGVFFSRPTRRD from the exons ATGTCTTTTTCAATCTTCCCCTTTATGGCACTCCTCGCTCTGGTGTGCATGACATATGCACAAGAATACATGGGGCCAGCCTCATTTGCATGGCCACTACCAAGAGCATGGAACCGCACTCTTGACAATAATCCTCCTTGTGGATTTTCAGACATAGGAACTCGGTCCAAGTTCCCCATGT ACAACGGATATGTGGCCTTCGTCTCCCAATACGAGACGCGAAATCTTGAGGTGAAAGTCTCATACATGTGGA ACCCCAAATCGGTTGCCGACTTCGTCCCTCTCACACCGAGGCGTTTCCGCAAGTACGGTGTTGGCTACGCCTGTATCAAAGTCCCCGACGCCCCTTCAGATATAGATCCCGGAGCCAATGCCACGTTCCAGCTACGATTCGCCTCCGACTACGACTCTCCCTCACACCGGTCCTTCTTCGTCTGCGCAGACATAACCTACGTCGAGCCAGATGACATTGACTACCCCTTCCCATGCATCAACACCACGGACCTGGAACTGGaaccgctgccgccggctaagaagaagaagccggagGAGCCAAAGCCCATCGGCGACGAGTGGTCTCCAGGCGAAAAAAAGACTGGCCTTAGCAAGGGTGCAATCGCCGGGATTGCTATTGGATGCGCCGTTGCTGCTTCGGGAATCGCCGTTTTCATTACTCACCAAATGAGGAAATATCGTGAGCGGGAAACGCAAGACATGGTTCCGTGCACATGGGTACCGGGGAGTTATGGACTGCCAGATGCAGTACCTGTGGAGGGCGTCTTTTTTTCAAGGCCCACTAGGAGAGATTGa
- a CDS encoding uncharacterized protein (EggNog:ENOG41~SECRETED:SignalP(1-16)) translates to MWAMAIFVLFLLPCSAQTGEHIDWPRWCGKAYLPPYPDFNPGGQVVEPPKLQHLSLNLRFKPRYNIFLADESEGEFFIHAEASRYYGFPWPYMEKDDDYWPSDVNFTITNTATGEVLIRNMLNSSRTVLKAASDRPVYRYKFDLGKFKPSFAPYEVTLHAAPSFQNKHGSPSWLIEHNFSVKSEIYVLPSKAKGSITRIDNLSGGLLFRNSTPGSKFEPFFPYGFYARCEGFLCDKENYAANIKAYHSLKLKSMVPMMPASETSGHLYGTLDSLNMTYMYDLRQSYKNHSAVREQVEAIKDSDGLYAYWTFDQPDGHSATHVPMWTASSLIKKIDPYHPIAVSLSCDNYYFEEYTKAADIIVADVHPIGASMSASKWHTNCNTTYGNCGCDNCIGNVTDIPTRLGHMAQFERWLNHWPKPKMQSVQARPGGENHLPASPSADEVIAMSALAINHGAKGILPWAWPVDDEITALHSKFAAVMNKGIVKEILSKTTPKRFQLKKHKLLDVSYWLFNRTLMLSVVNLSKDSYVGPLKFDVPHIEPISIQHVLWGNASWDHREVELGYGMKLRAFTLDPMSTNILVSMVCCENYPSLSEDFD, encoded by the exons ATGTGGGCAATGGCAATATTCGTGCTCTTCCTTTTGCCTTGCTCAGCACAAACCGGTGAGCACATCGACTGGCCTCGATGGTGCGGAAAGGCGTACTTGCCACC GTACCCCGACTTCAATCCTGGCGGCCAGGTTGTTGAGCCGCCCAAGCTGCAGCACTTGTCTCTGAACCTCCGGTTCAAGCCGCGATACAACATCTTTCTCGCCGACGAATCCGAAGGTGAATTCTTCATCCACGCTGAAGCCTCACGATATTACGGCTTTCCATGGCCATATATGGAGAAGGATGATGATTACTGGCCGTCAGACGTTAATTTCACAATCACGAATACAGCCACCGGCGAAGTTCTTATTCGGAATATGCTCAACTCGAGCCGTACCGTGCTTAAAGCCGCGTCCGACCGTCCTGTGTATCGGTACAAATTCGATCTTGGGAAATTCAAGCCAAGTTTTGCCCCCTATGAGGTGACGCTTCATGCTGCACCAAGTTTCCAAAACAAGCACGGCTCGCCCAGCTGGCTCATTGAGCACAACTTCAGCGTCAAGAGCGAGATATACGTCCTGCCAAGCAAGGCAAAGGGCAGCATCACCAGGATTGATAATCTTAGTGGTGGCTTGCTCTTCCGCAACAGCACGCCGGGGAGTAAATTCGAGCCTTTCTTTCCATATGGATTCTACGCCCGCTGTGAGGGGTTTCTATGTGATAAAGAGAACTACGCTGCAAACATCAAGGCATACCATAGTCTGAAATTAAAGTCAATGGTGCCAATGATGCCCGCATCAGAGACATCGGGGCATCTCTATGGCACTCTGGACTCGCTCAATATGACATATATGTACGATTTACGACAATCGTACAAGAATCATAGCGCGGTAAGGGAACAAGTCGAAGCCATCAAGGACTCAGATGGGCTCTACGCATACTGGACCTTTGATCAGCCCGATGGTCACTCAGCAACCCACGTCCCCATGTGGACAGCAAGCAGCCTTATCAAGAAAATCGACCCGTACCATCCAATCGCCGTCAGTCTTAGCTGCGACAACTACTATTTCGAAGAATACACCAAAGCGGCCGACATCATCGTGGCAGATGTCCATCCCATCGGGGCCAGCATGTCCGCCTCCAAATGGCACACGAATTGTAACACAACCTACGGCAACTGTGGCTGCGACAACTGCATAGGCAACGTGACAGACATACCGACTCGTCTTGGCCATATGGCGCAGTTCGAGAGGTGGCTCAATCACTGGCCCAAACCAAAGATGCAAAGCGTGCAAGCCCGCCCCGGCGGCGAGAACCACTTGCCCGCCAGCCCCAGCGCCGACGAGGTCATCGCCATGAGCGCTCTCGCCATCAACCACGGCGCAAAGGGAATCTTGCCCTGGGCATGGCCCGTGGACGATGAAATCACCGCCCTCCACAGTAAATTCGCAGCAGTCATGAACAAGGGCATCGTGAAGGAGATCCTGTCCAAGACGACGCCCAAGAGGTTCCAGTTGAAAAAGCATAAACTGTTAGATGTCTCATACTGGCTATTCAACAGGACTTTGATGCTGAGCGTCGTCAATCTGAGCAAGGATTCTTACGTTGGGCCCCTCAAGTTCGACGTCCCACACATTGAGCCCATCAGCATCCAACATGTGTTGTGGGGCAATGCGTCGTGGGATCATCGAGAAGTTGAGCTGGGGTACGGGATGAAACTGCGGGCTTTCACGTTGGATCCTATGTCGACAAATATACTTGTCAGCATGGTGTGTTGCGAGAACTATCCTTCGCTTTCGGAGGATTTTGACTGA
- a CDS encoding uncharacterized protein (EggNog:ENOG41~TransMembrane:1 (i21-47o)): protein MSYATRALRREVEQTEHPIGLGWLLAISLCGGVLLFTTVGLLLVWWVKKNRHPGPQMVYGYSATRNSLLPPSSSRLIKRRLLGSESFSKVSSRLSSRFSFSAKAQQHAVQTPLPTYEGVQLPERRRTVSRGRKRSRSWVDEDDLHGPKMVRSNKRSARESWFGRDGCLTMAPTLPNIGMIVPESEKGYVQVGELPTAQGPQSRWLPRSQTEPRLATIPGSPLSPGGDDSSSTETVPIPLRGMSVPIFQPAPIRPAQMRHSKTDPSLKGILRSTDLRLSQRSSRSSVKASISSALKASPTKPSGSSQTGISGRSGSGWRASGSPPKRGGSFAGSRNNSTSTIGSAANSLIRAATQELELPGGSSSPSKARSVHWERQDQQMANRSPERAQYASSLTQSPQRQSPQRQSPQRQSPQRQSPQRQSPQRQSPQRQSPQRHSPQRQNPQMMMMVPHVQMQPPHMKFPQMQHPQLVFPQMQHSSISHVQQHRSSKKTAERRMSVDSDKSSSLSTLYSTNEPEEEMPRQQQQTQDDDPFVEKGGPRRWPSWQARQRPANMDSSQRRAKTLSAASLTMGEPPCPPPLRPVSEISQPTKMGCESLTSPRILQPQARPANRCSISQMPYLLEAPSEASFASVSVESDATEVLASEMQRLDWVDSSDSASSSPTTPTRQTRYRDMSSSSPYDEREIMSLLMGTAPANRTLPLSPSPSMIAPDGSIVTVLSPPPRGGGGGGLVRQASTSSSIYTLESFIGTDLGVALTASPSPRATMRSLVEGGQRLSNTVAELRRMNSMISTYSVASLASTAVGEGDNAPSTLTASLSGSGAGLTASRSIRFGTASIGSRHYLNIGGDARRSMVVTGSHRYRPRRGQHRRAETYYYGKENLGLGLRLSCIMDGTINVVTQDVVAQEDEEEEEEEEEVVRDDDGLACGPAMEIIEGIPSGVLSQKLTPLEQLIAAEQRQNLHRASLDSLGLYDNDGFLLSSPERDAKRTGVRV, encoded by the coding sequence ATGAGCTACGCGACGCGTGCGCTTCGGCGAGAAGTCGAGCAGACTGAGCATCCCattgggctgggctggctgCTTGCCATCTCGCTCTGCGGCGGCGTCCTACTCTTCACGACGGTTGGGTTGTTGCTTGTATGGTGGGTTAAGAAGAATCGTCACCCGGGACCGCAGATGGTATACGGATACTCGGCGACCCGCAACTCACTCTTACCGCCGTCGTCTTCGAGGCTGATCaagcggcggctgctgggaTCCGAGTCCTTTAGCAAGGTTTCCAGTCGACTTTCCAGCCGGTTTTCGTTTTCTGCCAAAGCGCAGCAGCATGCCGTACAGACGCCGCTGCCGACATACGAGGGCGTTCAGCTGCCTGAGCGGAGGAGGACGGTTTCGAGGGGCAGGAAGAGGTCGAGGAGCTGGGTAGACGAGGATGATTTGCATGGGCCCAAGATGGTACGGAGCAATAAGAGGAGTGCGAGGGAGTCGTGGTTTGGGAGGGATGGCTGCCTTACGATGGCACCGACGTTGCCTAATATTGGGATGATTGTGCCAGAGTCTGAGAAAGGGTACGTCCAAGTCGGCGAGCTGCCGACGGCGCAAGGACCGCAGTCGAGATGGTTACCGCGCAGTCAGACGGAGCCGAGGCTGGCTACGATACCTGGCTCGCCATTGTCGCCAGGTGGTGATGACTCCTCATCGACGGAGACTGTACCGATACCCCTTAGAGGAATGTCAGTGCCTATTTTTCAGCCAGCTCCTATCCGGCCGGCTCAGATGCGGCACTCAAAGACAGATCCCAGTCTTAAGGGCATCTTGCGTTCAACAGACCTGAGACTCTCTCAGAGGAGCTCACGGTCTTCTGTCAAGGCGTCTATATCGTCTGCCCTCAAGGCATCGCCAACTAAACCAtccggcagcagccaaacCGGCATATCAGGAAGGTCAGGTAGCGGCTGGCGCGCATCGGGTAGTCCGCCTAAGAGAGGTGGCTCTTTTGCTGGGAGTAGGAACAATTCCACAAGCACAATTGGCAGTGCTGCGAATAGTCTGATCCGCGCGGCGACACAAGAGCTTGAACTCCCAGGGGGTTCATCCAGCCCCAGTAAAGCTAGAAGTGTGCATTGGGAGCGACAGGATCAACAGATGGCGAATAGAAGCCCGGAGAGGGCCCAGTATGCGTCGTCTCTGACCCAGAGCCCGCAACGGCAGAGTCCTCAGCGACAGAGTCCTCAGAGACAGAGTCCTCAGCGACAGAGTCCTCAGAGACAGAGTCCCCAGCGACAGAGTCCTCAGCGACAGAGTCCACAACGACATAGCCCGCAGAGACAAAATCctcagatgatgatgatggtgcctCATGTGCAAATGCAACCTCCGCACATGAAGTTCCCTCAGATGCAGCATCCACAGCTAGTTTTCCCCCAGATGCAGCATTCTTCAATATCGCATGTCCAGCAGCACCGTTCTTCAAAGAAGACCGCTGAGCGTCGAATGTCTGTCGACAGCGACAAATCGAGCTCCTTATCGACCCTCTACAGCACCAATGAGCCGGAAGAAGAAATGCcaaggcagcaacagcaaacgCAAGATGACGATCCTTTTGTGGAAAAGGGAGGCCCAAGAAGGTGGCCTAGCTGGCAAGCGCGCCAGAGACCTGCAAACATGGACTCATCCCAGAGGCGGGCGAAAACTCTAAGCGCAGCATCACTGACTATGGGCGAGCCGCCATGTCCACCGCCACTGAGACCCGTCTCGGAGATTTCACAGCCGACGAAGATGGGCTGCGAGTCCCTGACGTCTCCCCGGATACTCCAGCCACAGGCAAGACCCGCCAATAGATGTTCCATTTCCCAGATGCCCTATCTGCTTGAGGCGCCTTCAGAAGCGAGCTTCGCTTCAGTATCGGTGGAGTCGGATGCGACTGAAGTGCTTGCGAGCGAAATGCAGAGGTTAGACTGGGTTGACAGCAGCGACTCGGCGTCATCTAGTCCCACCACGCCGACCAGGCAGACAAGGTACCGCGACATgtcctcatcgtcgccgtATGACGAGCGAGAGATCATGTCCTTGCTGATGGGGACGGCACCTGCCAATCGAACTTTACCGCTATCTCCTTCTCCTAGTATGATAGCTCCTGATGGAAGCATCGTCACGGTCctttcgccgccgccgcgaggaggaggcggaggaggttTGGTGCGCCAGGCATCTACCTCGAGCTCCATATACACCCTTGAATCCTTCATTGGCACCGACCTAGGGGTCGCGTTaacagcttctccttctcccagaGCTACCATGCGGTCACTCGTCGAGGGTGGCCAAAGACTGAGCAACACCGTTGCTGAGCTGCGCCGGATGAATAGCATGATTAGCACATACAGCGTCGCGTCCTTGGCTTCCACGGCCGTTGGAGAAGGGGACAACGCCCCATCTACTCTCACTGCTTCGttgagcggcagcggcgcagGGCTGACTGCCTCTCGGTCCATTCGCTTCGGCACAGCAAGCATTGGTAGCAGGCACTATCTCAACATCGGCGGCGATGCCAGGAGATCCATGGTTGTTACAGGCAGCCATAGATACCGGCCGAGGAGAGGGCAACACCGCCGCGCAGAAACGTACTATTATGGCAAGGAGAATCTAGGGCTGGGGCTGCGACTATCCTGTATCATGGACGGGACAATTAATGTCGTTACGCAAGATGTAGTTGcacaagaagatgaagaagaagaagaagaagaagaagaagttgtgCGGGACGATGACGGTCTCGCCTGCGGCCCTGCCATGGAAATCATTGAGGGGATACCTTCGGGTGTGCTGAGCCAGAAGCTGACTCCTTTGGAACAACTCATTGCCGCGGAGCAGCGACAGAATTTACACCGGGCGAGTTTAGATAGCCTTGGGCTGTATGACAATGATGGGTTCCTGCTCAGCTCACCTGAGAGAGATGCGAAGAGGACGGGTGTGAGAGTATAA
- a CDS encoding uncharacterized protein (SECRETED:SignalP(1-18)~EggNog:ENOG41), translated as MLKSVIAVTAGLVASADAFWRMECQGRVGLARMDPIVYPGQDSPHMHAIHGSSAFSETSGTSELVTGNCTSCRVTQDKSAYWHPALYFQDASTKEYELVPQVGGMLAYYLLYGNNIKAFPTNFRMVAGDTDRRTYTAGDPTQPDPPKSLWASLGQTSQEILAQRAIGFNCLNYDKAPEGTLYRHFLPDKAYLDANCKDGIRFEIMFPSCWKGGDATDSPNHKDHVAYPDLVMTGDCPAGYPARLPSMLFEVIWNTNAFAGRNGQFVIANRDTTGYSLHGDFIMGWDQDFLQQAVDTCTNPSGLIEDCPLFNIVDQSTAMQCQLEDMPANLRKEDGNGPFKQLFGGMPGHGGSQPASQPTKVSSAPTLPYQPGVTAPVKGSPLPGQVFKEGSSDGYSSGGMQIAAVESKPAVTPAPAGAAATPASFVSTQYITVGNVVSEILWKQAYTTVTVDAQPSTVTVTATGPRPAKQRRSAHGHGHGHSHSHGQGQGQL; from the exons ATGCTCAAGTCTGTCATCGCCGTTACCGCGGGGCTGGTCGCCTCTGCCGACGCCTTCTGGCGCATGGAGTGTCAGGGACGTGTTGGCCTGGCACGAATGGACCCGATTGTTTACCCCGGACAGGATTCGCCTCACATGCACGCCATTCACGGATCGTCGG CATTTTCCGAGACCTCTGGCACCTCCGAGCTAGTCACTGGCAACTGTACATCATGCCGTGTGACTCAAGATAAATCTGCTTACTGGCACCCTGCTTTGTACTTTCAAGATGCCAGCACTAAGGAATACGAACTAGTTCCCCAAGTCGGCGGTATGCTTGC ATACTATCTTCTCTACGGAAACAACATCAAAGCCTTCCCTACAAACTTCCGAATGGTGGCTGGCGACACCGACCGACGCACTTACACAGCTGGCGATCCCACTCAACCTGACCCGCCAAAGTCCCTCTGGGCTTCGTTGGGCCAAACAAGCCAAGAAATTTTGGCTCAGCGTGCCATCGGCTTCAACTGTCTTAACTACGATAAGGCGCCCGAAGGTACTTTGTACCGCCACTTCCTGCCGGACAAGGCATACCTCGATGCCAACTGCAAAGATGGTATCCGCTTTGAGATCATGTTCCCGTCATGCTGGAAGGGCGGCGATGCGACCGACAGCCCCAACCACAAGGACCACGTTGCCTACCCGGATCTCGTTATGACTGGAGACTGCCCTGCAGGCTATCCTGCTCGTCTCCCAAGCATGCTGTTCGAGGTTATCTGGAACACTAATGCCTTTGCTGGTCGCAATGGTCAATTCGTCATTGCTAACAGAGACACAACTG GTTACTCACTTCATGGCGACTTTATCATGGGCTGGGACCAAGACTTCCTGCAGCAGGCTGTCGACACTTGCACGAATCCCTCTGGCCTCATCGAAGACTGCCCTCTTTTCAACATCGTTGACCAAAGCACCGCGATGCAATGCCAGCTAGAGGACATGCCTGCGAATCTGCGAAAGGAAGATGGCAATGGACCTTTTAAGCAGCTTTTTGGAGGAATGCCCGGACACGGCGGTAGCCAGCCCGCCAGCCAGCCCACCAAGGTCTCGTCAGCTCCTACGCTGCCCTACCAGCCTGGTGTGACTGCACCCGTGAAGGGTTCTCCCCTTCCTGGACAGGTCTTCAAGGAAGGATCCTCTGATGGGTACTCTAGTGGTGGTATGCagattgctgctgttgaatcTAAGCCCGCAGTTACCCCAGCCCCGGCTGGAGCGGCTGCCACTCCTGCCTCTTTCGTCAGCACCCAGTACATCACTGTCGGCAACGTCGTTAGTGAAATCCTATGGAAACAGGCATATACTACCGTCACTGTGGATGCTCAGCCCTCAACCGTGACTGTTACCGCGACTGGTCCTCGTCCTGCCAAGCAGCGACGTAGCGCTCACGGCCATGGACAcggccacagccacagccacgggcaaggacaaggacagcTCTAA